The window TGTGCAGCCGCGAGGAGCTGCCCCGGGTGCGCGAAGAGGAGCTGCGCCGCTCGGCGGCGATCCTGGGGGTGGGGCATCTGGAGGTGCACGGCTACCCCGACCAGGGCGTGGGCGATCACCCTGAGATCGTGGACCTGCTCGTGGGGCGTTTCGGGGCGCTCGCGCCCGAACGCGTCGTCACCTTTCCGCCGAACGGGCTCAACCGGCACCCCGACCACGTGGCCACCCACCGCTGGGTGGTGGAGGCGCTCGCGCGTTACCGGCCGGTGAAGCTCTACTACTACGCGCCGCCGCGGCCCTATCCGGGTTTCCGGGAGGGGTGGAAGCCGCCGACGCACCGGGTCGCGCTCGACCACGGAGCCCTCGCGGTCAAGCTCAAGGCGATGGCGCAGTACCGCACCCAGGCGCTCTCGGTGCTGAAGATCATGAACGCGGCCGCGCCGCGGCTGCTGGAGGAAACCTTCCACCTGGTCGGATACGAAGGGGAGGAGCGGGAAGGGCTGGATTGATGACGCGCCTGCGCATGCTCGAGCACACCGCCGACGTGGGCTTCGAGGTGGAGGCCGACTCCCTGGGCGGCGTCTTCGAGGCCGCCGCAGCCGCGCTCTTGCGCGTGCTCTTCGAGGGTGAACTCCCGCGGCGGGGCCGCCGCCGCGAGCGGCTCGCGCTTGCGGCGCCCGATCTGGAGACGCTGATGGTGCGCTGGCTTGACGAGCTGATCTACCGGGTGCAGACCCGGGGCGAGGTCCCGGTGCGGACGCGCGTGCGCTTGACCGCCGCGCCGCAGGGGCGCCGGCTCGAGGCCGAGCTGGAGTTGCTGCCCTTCGAGGAGGTGAGGGACCGCTTCGCCGGCGAGGTCAAGGCCGCCACCTACCACGGCCTGGTCGTGGAGGAGGCGGAGGGGCGCTTCCGCGCGCGGGTGATTCTGGACGTCTGAGGGGAGGCGGGCCATGAACGTATCGTTCGTGCAGGAAGACCGCTACACCTTCCGTATCCCGCGGAAGGGGAAGATGCGCGCCGATGCCGTCTTCTTCGCCTCGAAGCGCATCCTCGCCCACCTGGAGAGCGAGAACTACGCCTCGCTGGTGCAGCTCATGAACGTGGCCACGCTGCCGGGCATCGTGGAGCCGGCGCTGGCCATGCCCGACATCCACTGGGGCTACGGCTTTCCCATCGGCGGGGTGGCCGCCTTCGACCCCGAGGCCGGCGGGGTGGTGAGCCCGGGAGGGGTGGGGTTCGACATCAACTGCGGGGTGCGGCTCCTGGCCAGCGGCCTCGAGCGCCGCGACCTGGAGCCGCGCAAGGCCTGGCTGGCCGACCGTCTCTACGAGCGCGTGCCCGCGGGGGTGGGCTCGAAGCGGCGCGACGTCAAGCTGAACCGCCGCAGCCTGGCGCGGGTGCTCGAGGAGGGGGCGGGCTGGGTGGTGCGCCAGGGATGGGGCGAGGCGGACGACCTGGACCACATCGAGTCGGGCGGGCGGCTCGCGGGCGCCGACCCCGGCCGCGTCTCCGAGCGCGCCTACGAGCGCGGGCTGCCGCAGCTCGGCACCCTGGGCTCGGGCAACCATTTCCTGGAGGTCCAGTACGTCGAGCAGGTCTACGACCCCGAGGTCGCCGCCGCCTTCGGCCTGCGCGAGGACCAGGTGACCGTGCTCATTCACACCGGCTCCCGGGGGCTGGGCCACCAGGTCTGCCAGGACCACGTGCAGAAGTTCCTGCAGGTCGCTCCCAAGTACGGCATCGAGCTGGTGGACCGGCAGCTGGCCGCCGCCCCCATCGAGAGTCCCGAGGGGCGGGCCTACCTGGGGGCGATGGCCGCCGCCGCCAACTACGCCTTCGCCAACCGCCAGCTCATCACCCACTACGTGCGCGAGGCGTTCGAGGCCGCCGGCTTCGCGCCGCGCGATCACGCGCTGCGGGTCGTCTACGACCTGGCCCACAACAACGCCAAGTTCGAGACCCACGGCGGCCGCCGGGTGCTGGTGCACCGCAAGGGGGCGACCCGCGCCTTCGGACCCGGGGCCTCCGACCTGCCCCCGGCCTACGCCGCCGTCGGGCAGCCGGTGCTGGTGCCGGGCGACATGGGGCGCTACTCCTACGTCCTGGTGGGCACCGCGGGCGCCATGGAA of the Oceanithermus desulfurans genome contains:
- a CDS encoding PIG-L deacetylase family protein — protein: MELLLVVPHPDDEVFGAGGVLYQATRRGWSTGLITLTRGDRGKDLGLCSREELPRVREEELRRSAAILGVGHLEVHGYPDQGVGDHPEIVDLLVGRFGALAPERVVTFPPNGLNRHPDHVATHRWVVEALARYRPVKLYYYAPPRPYPGFREGWKPPTHRVALDHGALAVKLKAMAQYRTQALSVLKIMNAAAPRLLEETFHLVGYEGEEREGLD
- a CDS encoding archease, producing the protein MTRLRMLEHTADVGFEVEADSLGGVFEAAAAALLRVLFEGELPRRGRRRERLALAAPDLETLMVRWLDELIYRVQTRGEVPVRTRVRLTAAPQGRRLEAELELLPFEEVRDRFAGEVKAATYHGLVVEEAEGRFRARVILDV
- a CDS encoding RtcB family protein, with the protein product MNVSFVQEDRYTFRIPRKGKMRADAVFFASKRILAHLESENYASLVQLMNVATLPGIVEPALAMPDIHWGYGFPIGGVAAFDPEAGGVVSPGGVGFDINCGVRLLASGLERRDLEPRKAWLADRLYERVPAGVGSKRRDVKLNRRSLARVLEEGAGWVVRQGWGEADDLDHIESGGRLAGADPGRVSERAYERGLPQLGTLGSGNHFLEVQYVEQVYDPEVAAAFGLREDQVTVLIHTGSRGLGHQVCQDHVQKFLQVAPKYGIELVDRQLAAAPIESPEGRAYLGAMAAAANYAFANRQLITHYVREAFEAAGFAPRDHALRVVYDLAHNNAKFETHGGRRVLVHRKGATRAFGPGASDLPPAYAAVGQPVLVPGDMGRYSYVLVGTAGAMEKSFGSSCHGAGRVLSRARSKKQVKGRDLVRELAEAGIELRAVSRRTVAEEAPEAYKDVAEVVQVVEGAGLGRRVARLRPVIVVKG